In the genome of Terribacillus sp. FSL K6-0262, one region contains:
- a CDS encoding diacylglycerol kinase has translation MKRARIIYNPTSGKEAFRRELPDVLEIFEKAGYETSAHATTCEGDATKAARLAVERGYDLVVACGGDGTVNEVVSGLAEQPNRPKLGIIPVGTTNDLARALFIPRNIKRAAEIIVEGRTRKLDIGKVNDHYFMNIAGGGKLTELTYDVPSKTKTMLGQMAYYLKGIEMLPSLRPIKVEIEYDGKWFEDEIMLFLVSNTNSVGGFEKLAPDALLNDGLFDLVILRKTNIAEFIRIASLAIRGAHLDHDLVFYTRANRIKVKPADKMQLNIDGEYGGLLPGEFVNLHQHIEYFVTEEFIQKQDSLVD, from the coding sequence ATGAAACGCGCTCGGATCATTTATAATCCAACTTCAGGTAAGGAAGCGTTCAGACGGGAACTCCCGGATGTATTAGAAATCTTTGAAAAGGCAGGCTATGAGACTTCGGCGCATGCGACCACATGTGAAGGCGATGCAACTAAGGCAGCACGCTTGGCAGTGGAGCGGGGCTATGATCTTGTCGTTGCATGCGGCGGGGACGGTACTGTCAACGAGGTCGTCTCGGGATTGGCAGAACAGCCGAACCGGCCGAAGCTCGGCATCATTCCGGTCGGTACGACGAATGATTTGGCCCGGGCATTATTCATTCCGCGCAATATCAAGCGAGCAGCAGAGATCATTGTGGAAGGCAGGACGCGCAAGCTAGATATCGGGAAGGTCAATGATCATTACTTCATGAATATCGCTGGCGGCGGGAAGCTGACAGAGCTTACCTATGATGTTCCAAGCAAGACAAAAACAATGCTCGGTCAGATGGCCTATTATTTGAAAGGCATTGAAATGCTCCCATCCCTAAGACCTATCAAGGTCGAGATCGAGTATGACGGAAAATGGTTCGAGGATGAAATCATGCTTTTCCTAGTTTCCAATACGAACTCTGTCGGCGGTTTTGAAAAACTTGCACCAGATGCGCTGCTGAACGATGGCTTGTTTGATCTGGTCATCCTGCGCAAAACCAATATTGCGGAATTTATCCGTATCGCTTCCTTGGCAATCCGAGGAGCGCATTTGGACCATGATCTTGTCTTTTATACAAGAGCGAACCGAATCAAGGTGAAGCCTGCGGATAAAATGCAGCTGAACATCGATGGCGAATACGGCGGCTTACTGCCAGGTGAATTCGTCAATCTGCATCAGCACATCGAATACTTTGTCACAGAAGAATTCATCCAGAAACAAGATAGCTTAGTTGACTAA
- a CDS encoding DUF6792 domain-containing protein produces the protein MAENILDYKSISMRLTNEEYKNMDAAEMESKIKQIYLEETGSLLDADIKIFHTSDSNNKLLASSGYDGTAIYVDDGKQEELYVISQGSTNGPDWSFNAKGVFAGESTVQPASTDTFVTEAKQHLGVDKDTKVISWGHSLGHHNNATSFLGSDTFDEVYGMNGAQVNAYELFELDREFQKAVSDEFDVRLKDELRDTVPADEIEEFTKNYYKDKSDDIHQIISSDDPLNGLTTYVPGIVEIGEVEVYDTNPSVPGIGELAKDIPPEVIKDVQDLALIYAKADNAGGTKEVAKQLFGVNMDYLKDVNSLGSFLSWYTFNQGEFDETVKALNKSVPPLLDKVRVVLDNKDLIFGRLQEAGYISLKEKDTMIEELELIESHLSTIEDGLNANSSLSGVQFLQDISTAAFGGSLVWIKSSLTASVDRMKDSGFFKSLNKIVASHSIPELLAAMSKGNKSYFGADMVYTATKGDPIKVNISAALRMYRETLPILEEKETKIRNFEQAVKEELDESYKDEKRKVQDEINRMESSPSSYRDLLAKHGHLPAFNKEMKSIKVHEVFCPLENSDFDEEIHELKKSVESGKLYIEKYRKAIEDLFDEEDNVSRLFDFSRRF, from the coding sequence ATGGCTGAAAACATACTCGATTATAAGTCGATATCAATGAGACTGACCAATGAAGAATATAAGAATATGGATGCTGCGGAAATGGAGTCCAAAATAAAACAGATTTATTTGGAAGAAACGGGCTCGTTATTAGATGCAGATATCAAGATATTCCACACATCTGACTCCAATAATAAGCTACTTGCATCCTCTGGATATGATGGAACGGCTATATATGTCGATGATGGCAAACAAGAAGAACTGTACGTTATCTCACAAGGCTCAACAAATGGTCCAGATTGGTCTTTTAATGCCAAAGGTGTATTCGCAGGTGAATCTACAGTACAACCCGCTTCCACAGATACATTTGTAACTGAAGCAAAGCAACATTTAGGAGTTGATAAAGACACAAAGGTCATCTCATGGGGGCATTCATTAGGACACCATAATAACGCAACTTCTTTTCTTGGATCTGATACGTTCGATGAAGTCTATGGCATGAATGGAGCGCAAGTAAATGCGTATGAATTGTTTGAATTAGACAGGGAGTTTCAAAAGGCGGTAAGTGATGAATTCGATGTGAGATTAAAAGATGAATTGCGTGATACTGTTCCAGCAGATGAAATTGAAGAGTTCACTAAGAACTATTACAAAGATAAATCAGATGATATCCATCAAATCATCTCTTCAGACGACCCTTTAAATGGCTTAACTACTTATGTTCCCGGAATCGTAGAGATAGGTGAAGTGGAGGTGTATGATACAAATCCATCGGTTCCAGGTATTGGCGAGTTAGCAAAAGACATTCCTCCTGAAGTTATAAAAGATGTACAGGACTTGGCTTTAATTTATGCAAAAGCAGATAATGCGGGTGGCACAAAAGAGGTCGCTAAACAGCTTTTTGGGGTGAATATGGATTATCTAAAAGATGTAAACAGCCTCGGGAGTTTCTTAAGCTGGTACACGTTTAATCAAGGAGAATTCGATGAAACGGTAAAGGCTCTAAATAAGAGTGTCCCGCCCTTACTGGATAAAGTCAGAGTCGTTTTGGATAATAAGGACTTGATTTTTGGACGGTTACAAGAAGCGGGTTATATATCCCTAAAAGAAAAAGATACGATGATTGAAGAACTGGAACTTATAGAGTCGCACCTTTCAACGATAGAAGATGGATTGAATGCTAATTCCAGTTTGTCTGGTGTTCAATTTTTGCAAGATATCTCTACGGCTGCATTTGGCGGAAGTCTGGTATGGATAAAGTCATCGCTAACGGCATCGGTGGATCGCATGAAAGATAGCGGTTTTTTTAAGAGTCTAAATAAAATAGTAGCCAGCCATAGCATTCCGGAACTGCTTGCTGCCATGTCGAAAGGAAATAAAAGCTATTTCGGTGCAGATATGGTCTACACAGCAACCAAGGGCGATCCTATCAAAGTGAACATCTCCGCAGCACTCCGCATGTATAGAGAGACCCTCCCCATCCTAGAAGAAAAAGAAACCAAGATTCGGAATTTCGAGCAAGCGGTAAAAGAGGAATTGGATGAAAGTTATAAGGATGAAAAGCGAAAAGTCCAGGACGAGATCAATCGTATGGAATCCAGTCCAAGTAGCTACCGTGACTTATTAGCCAAGCATGGACACTTACCCGCATTCAATAAGGAAATGAAGTCCATCAAAGTACATGAAGTCTTCTGCCCTTTGGAGAATAGTGACTTTGATGAGGAAATCCATGAACTAAAAAAATCAGTGGAAAGCGGCAAGCTGTATATCGAGAAGTACCGTAAGGCCATCGAGGATTTATTTGACGAAGAGGACAATGTATCCAGGCTATTCGATTTTTCAAGGAGGTTCTAA
- a CDS encoding O-methyltransferase gives MENRWDHVDALFLDHLLLAGEDHDYVLTANRNAGLPQIDVSPLQGKLLHLLAKIKGAKHILEIGTLGGYSTIWLTKALPVSGKLYTLEANPDFAEVARSNIAKAGLQDKAEVVVGKAIDTLPVLYDKQKNVFDFIFLDADKQSYPEYLKWAVKLAAPGAVIVADNVVRKGEVANEHSTDERVQGVQQFLKMLSEEPRIEATAVQTVGSKGYDGFVLGYVK, from the coding sequence ATGGAAAACAGATGGGATCATGTAGATGCTTTGTTTTTAGATCATTTGCTGCTTGCCGGCGAGGACCATGATTATGTATTGACGGCGAACCGAAACGCCGGTTTGCCTCAGATCGATGTTTCTCCTCTGCAAGGGAAGCTTTTGCACTTGCTGGCGAAAATCAAGGGTGCTAAGCACATCCTGGAAATCGGCACCCTTGGCGGCTACAGCACCATTTGGCTGACCAAAGCCCTTCCCGTTTCAGGAAAATTGTACACACTGGAAGCCAATCCTGATTTTGCTGAAGTCGCCCGAAGCAATATTGCCAAAGCTGGACTGCAGGACAAAGCAGAAGTGGTAGTCGGTAAAGCTATCGATACACTGCCTGTATTGTATGACAAGCAGAAGAATGTTTTTGATTTCATCTTCCTCGATGCCGATAAACAGAGCTATCCTGAATATCTCAAATGGGCAGTGAAATTAGCAGCACCTGGGGCAGTCATCGTTGCCGATAACGTTGTCCGAAAAGGCGAAGTGGCAAATGAGCATAGCACGGATGAGCGTGTGCAAGGCGTACAGCAGTTTCTCAAAATGCTTTCCGAAGAACCCCGCATCGAAGCCACCGCTGTGCAGACAGTCGGCAGCAAAGGCTATGATGGATTTGTCCTCGGGTATGTAAAATAA
- the rlmD gene encoding 23S rRNA (uracil(1939)-C(5))-methyltransferase RlmD, whose amino-acid sequence MAKLAPPVEKNQTIELTFEDLTHDGDGVGKVDGYPLFVPYALPGETAQVKVIKTKKNFGFGKLLEVTKPSPARVEPPCDVYIQCGGCQLQHMSYQLQLEMKQKQVQNAMKKIGHLEHVPVHPALGMDDPWRYRNKIQIPTAERNGEMITGFYRKRSHDIIENMETCVIQDEVNDRMVEAVRRIASRLGIPAYDEETHRGVLRHIMVRTGQQTNETMIVLVTRTNELPYAKELVAELHETYPQIKSIVQNINKERTNVILGRKTKLLWGEEYIYDTIGDIKFAISAQSFYQVNPAQTKVLYDQALKYAKLSGNETVIDAYSGIGTISLFLAQKARKVYGVEIVPQAVSDAKMNAKLNHMDNAEFYVGKAEEVMPWWKAQGLNPDVIVVDPPRKGCDEALLQAMIDMKPKRIVYVSCNPSTLARDLRFLEDGGFETKQVQPVDMFPQTGHIECVAEIELKLSN is encoded by the coding sequence ATGGCAAAATTAGCGCCACCAGTTGAAAAGAATCAAACAATCGAGCTGACTTTCGAAGACCTGACCCATGATGGCGACGGTGTCGGCAAAGTCGACGGCTACCCATTGTTTGTACCATATGCACTGCCAGGTGAGACAGCACAAGTAAAAGTAATAAAGACGAAGAAGAACTTCGGTTTCGGTAAGCTTCTTGAAGTGACCAAACCAAGCCCAGCCCGTGTGGAACCGCCATGTGATGTTTATATCCAGTGCGGCGGATGCCAGCTTCAGCATATGAGCTATCAGCTGCAGCTTGAGATGAAACAGAAGCAAGTCCAGAATGCCATGAAGAAAATCGGCCATCTGGAGCATGTACCAGTCCATCCAGCACTGGGGATGGACGACCCTTGGCGTTACCGGAACAAAATCCAGATTCCGACAGCGGAGCGAAATGGTGAGATGATCACTGGCTTCTATCGCAAACGCAGCCATGACATCATCGAGAACATGGAAACCTGCGTCATCCAGGATGAAGTGAACGACCGGATGGTGGAAGCTGTCCGCCGAATCGCCAGCCGCCTTGGCATCCCAGCTTATGATGAAGAAACCCATCGTGGTGTCCTTCGTCACATCATGGTCCGAACTGGCCAGCAGACCAATGAAACGATGATCGTACTCGTCACTCGCACAAATGAATTGCCTTATGCGAAGGAGCTTGTAGCTGAGCTGCATGAGACATACCCGCAAATCAAATCGATCGTGCAGAACATCAACAAGGAACGCACAAACGTGATCCTGGGCCGTAAAACAAAGCTACTATGGGGCGAAGAGTACATCTACGATACAATCGGAGATATCAAATTCGCGATTTCCGCACAATCCTTCTACCAAGTCAATCCGGCCCAGACGAAGGTGTTGTACGATCAGGCATTGAAATACGCGAAGCTAAGCGGCAATGAAACGGTCATCGACGCATACTCGGGTATCGGAACAATCTCGCTGTTCCTGGCCCAAAAAGCGAGAAAAGTCTACGGCGTCGAAATCGTACCGCAAGCAGTTTCCGATGCCAAAATGAACGCCAAACTCAATCATATGGACAACGCCGAATTCTACGTCGGCAAAGCCGAAGAAGTCATGCCATGGTGGAAAGCCCAGGGCCTTAACCCAGACGTCATCGTCGTCGACCCACCGCGCAAAGGCTGTGACGAAGCACTGCTTCAAGCCATGATAGACATGAAGCCGAAACGTATCGTTTACGTAAGCTGTAACCCAAGCACATTGGCACGTGACTTGCGCTTCCTCGAGGATGGCGGATTCGAGACAAAGCAAGTGCAGCCTGTAGACATGTTCCCACAGACTGGCCACATTGAATGTGTGGCAGAGATTGAGTTGAAGCTGTCCAACTAA